A window of Mucilaginibacter paludis DSM 18603 contains these coding sequences:
- a CDS encoding pirin family protein, whose product MSNINLIIEERPRNIGNFMVGRLLPFQGKRMVGPFIFIDHMGPALMKPGENMDIGPHPHIGLSTLTYLFEGNIVHKDSLGTEMEIKPGQVNWMTAGSGIAHSERTPGYLREQSKTLHGLQIWVALPKELEEMEPSFFHADTEQLPYWEADDVAYTLIAGSIMEKKSPVPVFSPLYFLQLKSAQQKKVSIGDALYGEVGLYILEGSIESEGTTFGPKELLVAKDSGLCEFTMNANTTVYFFGGEAFPEERFIYWNFVASNLDLIERAKQKWLEQKFQPVPGETGFIPLPTENNNFKQHR is encoded by the coding sequence ATGTCTAACATCAACCTGATTATCGAAGAGCGCCCGCGCAATATTGGCAACTTTATGGTAGGCCGGTTATTGCCATTTCAGGGCAAACGAATGGTAGGGCCGTTTATATTTATCGATCACATGGGGCCGGCCCTGATGAAACCCGGCGAAAATATGGATATTGGCCCGCATCCGCATATCGGTTTATCTACCCTCACTTATCTTTTTGAGGGCAATATTGTGCACAAGGATAGCCTGGGCACCGAAATGGAAATTAAACCCGGTCAGGTAAACTGGATGACAGCAGGCAGCGGCATTGCCCATTCTGAAAGAACACCGGGCTATCTGCGGGAGCAATCCAAAACTTTACATGGCTTACAGATCTGGGTGGCCCTGCCAAAGGAGCTGGAAGAGATGGAGCCATCCTTTTTTCATGCCGATACAGAGCAACTGCCCTATTGGGAAGCCGATGATGTTGCATATACACTTATTGCCGGATCTATCATGGAAAAAAAATCGCCCGTACCTGTTTTTAGTCCGCTATATTTTTTGCAGCTTAAAAGTGCGCAGCAGAAAAAGGTATCCATAGGAGATGCCCTGTATGGCGAAGTTGGCCTGTATATTTTAGAGGGTAGCATTGAAAGCGAAGGCACCACATTTGGCCCCAAAGAACTGTTGGTTGCTAAGGATAGCGGCTTGTGCGAGTTCACGATGAATGCCAATACCACAGTTTACTTTTTTGGCGGAGAGGCCTTCCCCGAGGAGCGTTTTATTTACTGGAACTTTGTAGCATCCAATCTTGATCTTATTGAGCGAGCTAAACAAAAATGGCTGGAACAAAAATTCCAGCCTGTACCCGGCGAAACGGGTTTTATTCCATTGCCTACGGAGAATAATAATTTTAAACAGCATAGATAA
- a CDS encoding ABC transporter substrate-binding protein → MSENIALKGITWNHSRGFVPMTATAQRFSELNPSVNISWEKRSLQQFADLSIQQLAERYDLLVIDHPWAGFAAKTGSILPFDQYLPEDFLKDQEQNSVGHSYESYAYNGHQWALPIDAATPVASSRPDLLEKHGLSLPKTYDELLTLAKLGLVAFPAIPIDSLMTFYTFCCSLGEDPCQHDDTVISEATGIKALKLYRELAQNIDVACFHRNPIQTYEAMTLTDDIAYCPFAYGYSNYSRKGYARKLLHFHDMIILDGTSNLRSSLGGTGLAVSANCKHVDIAMQYAEFVASPQCQQGIYTENGGQPGHLTAWTDEDNNHKTHNYFINTLPALQRAYLRPRYFGHMFFQDHAGDVVRNYLMNGGSEQQVLADLNNLYLQSKQKVQA, encoded by the coding sequence ATGTCCGAAAACATCGCCCTTAAAGGAATTACCTGGAACCATAGCCGCGGTTTTGTACCGATGACAGCGACTGCGCAGCGCTTTTCAGAATTAAACCCGTCTGTGAACATCAGTTGGGAGAAAAGGTCATTACAACAATTTGCCGATCTTTCTATACAGCAACTGGCCGAAAGATACGATTTGCTGGTTATAGATCATCCCTGGGCGGGCTTCGCTGCCAAAACGGGGTCTATCCTACCCTTCGATCAATATCTGCCGGAAGATTTTTTAAAAGACCAGGAACAAAATTCCGTAGGCCATTCATACGAAAGCTATGCCTACAATGGCCATCAGTGGGCTCTGCCTATTGATGCCGCTACCCCCGTTGCTTCAAGCCGACCCGATCTGTTGGAAAAGCATGGTTTAAGCCTGCCTAAAACTTATGATGAGCTACTTACTTTGGCTAAACTCGGTCTGGTTGCTTTTCCGGCTATCCCTATCGATTCGCTGATGACATTTTATACCTTCTGCTGTTCTTTGGGTGAAGATCCCTGCCAGCATGATGATACGGTGATCAGTGAAGCTACCGGGATCAAGGCCTTAAAATTGTATCGTGAGCTCGCTCAAAATATTGATGTGGCCTGCTTCCACCGGAACCCGATCCAGACATACGAGGCGATGACACTGACTGATGACATAGCCTATTGCCCTTTTGCTTATGGCTATTCCAATTATTCGCGCAAAGGGTACGCCCGCAAGTTGCTTCATTTTCATGATATGATTATCCTGGACGGAACGTCAAACCTGCGTAGCTCCCTGGGCGGTACAGGGTTGGCAGTATCGGCTAACTGCAAGCATGTGGACATTGCCATGCAATACGCAGAATTTGTGGCGTCGCCCCAATGCCAGCAAGGGATATACACCGAAAATGGCGGCCAACCCGGGCATTTAACCGCCTGGACAGACGAGGATAACAACCACAAAACGCATAATTACTTCATCAATACCTTGCCCGCTTTGCAAAGGGCATATTTAAGACCGCGCTACTTCGGTCACATGTTTTTCCAGGATCATGCCGGTGATGTGGTTCGCAATTACCTGATGAACGGTGGCAGCGAGCAGCAGGTATTGGCAGATTTAAACAACTTATACCTTCAATCAAAACAAAAGGTACAGGCATGA
- a CDS encoding CaiB/BaiF CoA transferase family protein → MKPLEGLLVLEFSQFMAAPTAGLRLADLGARVIKIERPVKGEAGRQIAIRNIFVNGDSLVFHTINRNKESYAADLKDADDLERIKKLIAKADVITHNFRPGVMEKIGLDYESVKAINSRIIYGVVTGYGTKGPWALRPGQDLLIQSLSGLAYLSDTNDAGPVPFGLATADMICGAHFVQGILAALIKRAKTNTSALVEVSLMESVLDLQFEVITTYLNDGGKLPQRSSVKGNGHAYLSAPYGIYQTKDNYLALAMGNLHQIGNVLGIDLSEDYPDKSLWFVHRDEIMLLIAGQLKKKITAEWLNKLQSEGIWCSEVLTYDQSLQHEGYRVLGMQQEVILPDGGTLTTTRCPIRINGEKLYSNVAAPRPGAQTEEINHQFNLV, encoded by the coding sequence ATGAAACCATTGGAAGGACTGTTAGTATTGGAGTTTAGCCAGTTTATGGCCGCGCCTACAGCAGGACTAAGGCTGGCCGACCTGGGCGCCCGCGTTATAAAAATAGAACGCCCCGTTAAGGGTGAAGCTGGCAGGCAAATTGCCATCCGCAATATCTTTGTCAACGGTGATAGTTTGGTTTTCCATACCATTAATCGCAACAAGGAATCGTACGCTGCCGATCTGAAAGATGCTGACGACCTGGAAAGAATTAAGAAACTCATAGCGAAAGCCGATGTGATCACACATAATTTTCGCCCTGGTGTGATGGAAAAGATAGGGCTCGATTATGAATCTGTTAAAGCCATCAACTCGCGTATTATTTATGGTGTGGTTACCGGCTATGGCACTAAAGGCCCCTGGGCATTAAGGCCCGGGCAAGATTTATTGATCCAGTCGCTATCTGGTTTAGCTTACCTGTCTGATACCAACGACGCAGGCCCTGTGCCCTTTGGTTTGGCTACAGCCGATATGATCTGCGGGGCACATTTTGTGCAAGGTATACTGGCGGCATTAATTAAACGCGCTAAAACCAATACAAGCGCGCTGGTAGAAGTAAGTTTAATGGAATCGGTACTTGACTTGCAATTCGAGGTGATTACCACGTACTTAAACGATGGTGGCAAATTACCGCAACGCAGCAGTGTAAAAGGCAACGGGCACGCCTACCTGAGCGCGCCGTATGGCATTTATCAAACTAAAGATAACTACCTGGCTTTAGCTATGGGCAATTTGCACCAAATTGGAAATGTTTTGGGAATTGACCTGTCGGAAGATTATCCCGATAAAAGCTTATGGTTTGTTCATCGCGACGAGATCATGTTGTTGATCGCCGGTCAGCTGAAAAAGAAAATCACGGCCGAATGGCTCAATAAACTACAGAGTGAAGGCATCTGGTGCTCTGAGGTTTTAACTTACGACCAAAGCCTGCAACACGAAGGTTACCGGGTATTGGGAATGCAGCAGGAAGTGATACTGCCCGATGGCGGCACCCTCACTACCACCCGCTGCCCCATCCGCATTAATGGTGAAAAACTATATTCAAATGTGGCGGCGCCGCGGCCTGGAGCGCAAACAGAAGAAATTAACCATCAATTTAACCTGGTATAA
- a CDS encoding CaiB/BaiF CoA transferase family protein, whose protein sequence is MRPLEDYLIIDFSQFLSGPSAALKLADMGARVIKIEKPDTGDICRHLYTSNVIMNGESSVFHAINRNKESFSADIKDDHDRQQIWDLVKQADVVMHNFRPGVMERLGFDYQSVYSVNPSVIYGEISGYGNEGPWKDNPGQDLLLQSLSGLTWLSGNAGGPVPMGLSIIDMLAGNHLAQGLLACLFRRTISGEGALVQVSMLESAFDFQFEAITTYYYDGKLPERSQKNNAHAYLGAPYGIYQTANGFIALAMGSIPQLGTLLGCDPLLVYTDVASAFHLRDEIKAILANHLLTGTTEQWLGILQKADIWCADVLTWDTLMQHDGFKALNMLQQVEMSDGFTYRTTRCPISIDGELLTSAKGSPKLGEDNAAIINDLITRHEH, encoded by the coding sequence ATGAGACCATTAGAAGATTATTTGATCATCGATTTTAGTCAGTTCCTTTCGGGGCCTTCGGCGGCATTGAAATTGGCCGATATGGGCGCCCGAGTAATAAAAATAGAGAAGCCGGATACCGGCGACATCTGCCGTCATTTGTATACCTCAAATGTGATTATGAATGGCGAATCCTCAGTTTTCCATGCCATTAACCGCAATAAAGAAAGTTTTTCAGCAGATATTAAAGACGACCACGACAGGCAGCAAATTTGGGACCTGGTTAAGCAGGCCGATGTGGTGATGCATAATTTTCGTCCCGGTGTGATGGAACGATTGGGCTTTGATTACCAAAGTGTATACAGCGTAAACCCATCGGTAATATATGGTGAAATATCAGGCTATGGCAATGAAGGGCCCTGGAAGGATAATCCCGGTCAGGATCTGTTATTGCAATCGTTAAGCGGTTTAACCTGGCTAAGCGGCAATGCAGGCGGCCCTGTGCCTATGGGGCTTTCCATTATTGATATGTTAGCGGGTAATCACCTGGCGCAAGGTCTATTGGCTTGCCTGTTCCGTCGTACCATTAGCGGCGAAGGCGCGTTGGTACAGGTGAGCATGCTCGAGTCGGCTTTTGATTTTCAGTTTGAGGCTATTACCACTTATTATTATGATGGCAAACTGCCCGAGCGTTCGCAAAAAAACAACGCGCATGCCTATCTGGGGGCACCTTATGGTATCTACCAAACTGCTAACGGCTTTATTGCTTTGGCTATGGGGTCTATCCCGCAATTGGGCACGCTGCTGGGTTGTGACCCTCTTTTGGTTTATACCGATGTAGCATCAGCCTTTCATCTTAGGGATGAAATCAAAGCTATCTTGGCTAATCATTTATTAACCGGAACCACAGAGCAATGGCTGGGTATTTTGCAGAAAGCGGATATCTGGTGCGCCGATGTATTAACCTGGGACACACTGATGCAGCATGATGGCTTTAAAGCTTTGAATATGCTGCAGCAAGTTGAAATGAGCGATGGCTTTACCTATCGTACCACCCGCTGCCCTATCAGTATCGACGGAGAATTATTAACATCGGCAAAGGGCTCGCCAAAGCTTGGTGAAGACAATGCCGCCATTATAAACGATTTGATAACCAGGCATGAGCACTAA
- a CDS encoding serpin family protein has protein sequence MDRVTHKAFIEVNEDGTEAAAVTSVSIGVTTAAPVYIPIDHPFLFAIREMKSGLILFTGIINNPLSTGSN, from the coding sequence ATAGACAGGGTAACGCACAAGGCGTTTATTGAAGTTAATGAAGATGGTACGGAAGCCGCTGCGGTAACGTCTGTATCCATTGGAGTCACTACAGCAGCTCCGGTATATATACCTATTGACCATCCCTTCCTGTTCGCCATCAGGGAAATGAAAAGTGGATTGATCTTGTTTACAGGTATAATAAATAATCCGCTGTCAACCGGAAGTAATTGA
- a CDS encoding extracellular solute-binding protein: MSTNTIRIAVRKFGPFESALQKMWDSFCAATGCNLKAEMVPMDLDDLHLAILKQGGLKNGDWDIAHLVTDWLYEAWSSGALEDLQPYITQKPPEDFPLGWSNSLLDMQKFGTSIAGLPFHDGPECLIYRKDLFADVSEIRNFHEQFGKPLAVPQTWDDFKTVARFFHRPEQNLYGSVFAGFPDGHNTVFDFCLQLWTRGGNLTDANSRVNIDTLAATDGLTFYRDILRDQTAVHPNAMQYESVQTGMAFARGEAAMMVNWFGFASMCEVIEESKVKGLVDIAPVPFNSGNESASLNVYWLYTIGSGSRHKQAAYDFIRFATTVANDKLLTLEGGIGCRISTWTDGGVNAIIPYYHKLETLHRSARSLPQKDNWTLIAKIIDEVVLQAIHSDIPVKRLLKEGQHQINLIDKRTPQTMQIPYKPILPQTPVPIVIVGAGGIVGDAHLPAYKKAGFNVIGITNRTRTKAENLAIQFDIPNVYNTIAEAVANSPANTVYDVTIMPDQFVETLEQLPDGAGVLIQKPMGDYFWQSKEILEVCRRKKLAAAINCQLRFAPFVSAARYMVEQGLIGELYDMEVRVTLETPWHLFPHVMVHPRLEIQYHSIHYIDLMRSFLGDPQSVMAKTLKHPAKKLSSSRSTILFDYGDTMHAVINTNHDHSFGPHNQESFIKWEGTKGAIKARMGLLMDYPHGVPDKFEYCIVEEGKAPEWKEIELEGSWFPDAFIGTMSSLMRYKLGETDVLPTSVEDVIKTMAVVESAYISSDNGGVVVAERFV; encoded by the coding sequence ATGAGCACTAACACCATCAGGATAGCGGTTAGAAAGTTTGGGCCGTTTGAGAGCGCTCTGCAAAAAATGTGGGATAGCTTTTGCGCTGCAACCGGCTGCAACTTAAAGGCAGAGATGGTGCCTATGGATTTGGACGACCTGCACCTGGCTATTTTAAAACAGGGTGGCTTAAAAAATGGCGACTGGGATATTGCGCACCTGGTTACCGACTGGCTTTACGAAGCCTGGAGCTCAGGCGCACTTGAGGATTTGCAGCCTTACATTACCCAAAAGCCACCGGAAGATTTTCCGTTGGGCTGGAGCAATTCATTACTGGATATGCAGAAGTTTGGCACATCCATAGCCGGGCTGCCCTTCCACGATGGGCCGGAATGTTTAATTTACCGCAAGGATTTGTTTGCTGATGTAAGCGAGATTAGAAACTTCCACGAGCAATTTGGCAAACCATTGGCAGTACCCCAAACCTGGGATGATTTTAAAACCGTGGCCCGCTTTTTCCACCGGCCGGAGCAAAACCTGTACGGCTCTGTTTTCGCCGGTTTTCCGGATGGGCACAATACCGTTTTTGATTTTTGCCTGCAATTGTGGACACGCGGCGGCAATTTAACCGATGCCAACAGCCGTGTTAATATCGATACGCTGGCCGCCACAGATGGATTAACATTTTACCGCGATATTTTACGGGATCAAACAGCAGTGCATCCTAACGCGATGCAGTATGAATCCGTGCAAACCGGCATGGCCTTCGCCCGCGGTGAAGCTGCTATGATGGTGAACTGGTTCGGCTTTGCGTCCATGTGCGAAGTGATTGAAGAATCGAAGGTTAAGGGACTGGTTGATATAGCGCCGGTCCCTTTTAACTCCGGAAACGAATCTGCTTCGCTTAATGTATACTGGCTGTACACCATAGGCTCCGGCAGCAGACATAAACAAGCTGCTTATGATTTTATACGCTTTGCAACCACCGTAGCCAACGATAAGCTATTGACCTTAGAGGGCGGCATAGGTTGCCGCATTTCCACCTGGACCGATGGCGGCGTAAACGCTATCATCCCCTACTACCATAAACTGGAAACTTTGCACCGCTCGGCACGCTCGCTGCCGCAAAAAGATAACTGGACCCTGATAGCTAAAATAATTGACGAGGTTGTTTTACAGGCCATCCACAGCGATATACCCGTTAAACGACTCCTTAAAGAAGGACAACATCAAATAAACCTGATTGATAAACGAACGCCACAAACCATGCAGATACCCTATAAACCCATATTGCCTCAAACGCCTGTACCCATTGTGATTGTTGGAGCAGGCGGAATTGTGGGCGATGCCCATTTACCCGCCTATAAAAAAGCTGGTTTCAATGTGATTGGCATTACCAACCGTACCAGGACCAAAGCCGAAAACCTGGCCATCCAATTTGATATCCCCAACGTTTACAATACTATTGCCGAGGCTGTGGCCAACTCGCCTGCCAATACGGTATACGATGTTACCATTATGCCCGATCAATTTGTGGAAACGCTGGAACAATTGCCCGATGGTGCGGGTGTGTTAATCCAAAAGCCGATGGGCGATTACTTTTGGCAAAGCAAAGAGATTTTAGAAGTTTGCCGCCGTAAAAAACTGGCAGCGGCCATCAATTGCCAGCTACGCTTTGCTCCTTTTGTAAGTGCGGCCCGCTATATGGTTGAGCAGGGCCTGATAGGCGAATTGTATGATATGGAAGTACGGGTTACTTTGGAAACCCCCTGGCATTTGTTTCCGCATGTGATGGTGCATCCACGTTTGGAGATACAATACCACAGCATCCACTACATCGATTTGATGCGCTCGTTTTTAGGCGATCCGCAGAGTGTGATGGCTAAAACATTGAAACACCCGGCCAAAAAACTGTCCTCATCGCGGTCAACTATATTATTCGATTATGGCGATACCATGCACGCTGTGATCAATACCAACCACGATCACTCCTTCGGGCCGCATAACCAGGAAAGTTTTATTAAGTGGGAAGGCACCAAAGGCGCCATTAAAGCGCGCATGGGTTTATTGATGGACTACCCGCACGGCGTACCCGATAAGTTTGAATATTGTATAGTAGAAGAAGGCAAAGCACCCGAATGGAAAGAAATTGAATTGGAAGGCTCCTGGTTCCCGGATGCTTTTATTGGCACCATGTCGAGCCTGATGCGTTATAAACTCGGCGAAACCGATGTATTGCCAACCAGTGTAGAAGATGTAATTAAAACCATGGCTGTGGTAGAGAGCGCTTATATTTCGAGCGATAATGGTGGCGTAGTAGTGGCTGAACGGTTTGTTTGA